The window TttatcgcatacaaaataaaagtttctgtttgcataatatatgtgtgtgttctgtgtatatttattatgtatatataaacacacacacatacagtatgtattttgaaaatatttacattataaataaatatatttaatatataaacaacatttttttctgaaatatatacatgcatgtgtgtgtatttatatatgcataataaatatacacagtacacatacatatactatgtaaacaaaaactttcattttggatgcgattaatcgtttgacagcactaatatcaatatataaattattataaatctttttcaaaattagtaagaaataaaataaagatttataaaataaaaattgattgcTGGACTAAAACTACTGATGCAAGATCACAAAGTCCCAAATGTATGGAATAGCCAATTCAGATCAaattagaattttaaaaaatgttcaaatatttaaatgtttttaaatattgtaaacaaaaaaaaaaagttgatccaaggaaaaatatatattgggTAAAACCAGGTATAAATAAAGCAGGCTTAACTGcttaattactaaaacttattaaataatttacaaaacatgCAGTGCAACAAAATGCAATCTGTCAGTGTAATGCTGTGTTAATGGTCTTTAAGCATCCTATTGGTCTTTAAACAgctattgttaaaaataaacatagataaataaactgtaaaacacCAACATACCTTaaacaaataaggagaaaaTGAAGTAAATCTTCATGGTAACTCAAAACCTACTCCAGCGCCTACACATTAAGTGCAATAACACTCATGCCATCCTGATCATCGGTAAAGGTCTCAACTAAACACAAAACAAGCAGGTCTTCTTGCTGCCAACTTATAGTCATGCAGGAGAAATCAATGCACAGCCAATGCCATTTACCTTACAGCAGTATGGACAGACTGCCGGTGCTTTAGATCCCCGCGGGTCATACAAGCGCGACGAGGCcgccaaaacataaaaaaatcgtTGGTGACCTGCACATCTGACGCAGCACATCACCTGAACTTTTGTGACCCCTTCTTTCCTCTCTCTTGGCACCAAAAGAGGGTTTCCGAGGGGTCTGTTGGCAAGCACACTGCTTCTGTATGTCAGTGCGTCAATAACCAGTACTCCACTATAAATATGATGAAGGGAACACTATATTGATTCAGCTTGCCAGCTCGCCATGcgtaaataaaacattgtggAATTATTAAGCCCCCTTCTGTATGAATTTAAGGCTCGGTTACACTTGGTGGCCACTTCATGCTCTTATGCAACCCCTCTTAATCAGTCTTGCATGTTTGATTGCTAGTTAACACCCGTTACGGAATGATTTTTCTGCTGAATTGCAAAAAATAGCCCAAGTGTGAGAGTGCACGTTTTGTACATAGAATTGAAGGCCTGTTGGTTCTTTTAAGCACATATAACCAAAACAATGACTTGTTTTATTCGTGTAATATCGAATAAAACAGCAAAAGGCCAAGAGTGATTGTTTATTCTTTTTCATGAAAGTGTTCACAGCTAAGCGCAACGCTTTCTAATGGCATTTGGCCACATGTTGGCACTACTTTTAGTAGTCAATACTTTGGGAAGCAATCAATCGGTCATGTCCGATTTCATACTCTGCTGAGTCCAGCCCAATGTAATTAAGTTGTCTCTGCTAGTTGTGGTGatattttattccatttaaCAGAAATCAATGGTGCAACCCCATTACGCTCACTAACTATGCTGTTGGTTTCATCCGAGGCCTGCGACATCTATTTAGGAGCATATCAGGAAAGCCCTAATTAATGTAGTGAGTGAGCCTCTTCATTACACAACATGATTCAGACTAGACATTACTTTAATGAGTAACTAAATTTAACCTTTggtattttggtaacactttacaataaggttcattagttcgCATTAGTCAACtacatttgttaacatgaactaagaatgaacaatacttccacagcatttattaatgttagtaatgcattattaaaatcacgagttgtgttagttaacattaattaatgcactgtgaactaacatgaacaaacaatgaacaactctatttttattaactaacattaacaaagactaataaatagtgtaataaatgtagttcattgtttgttcatattagttaatacattaactaatgttaacaaatgacaccttattgtaaagtgttaccggtattttttttaaaaaagaaaagaagaagcaTATTTCAGGTCGGCTTGAATGCATTTTATCCCTGATGAGAATTTAACTATTCCatggaaatattaataataaaaaagaacattttatatatttaaacaccATTCTAGCCTGCTCCTCAACCTAAATTAATTTTGGAAGTCAATTTTGTTTCAAGCAGTTTTTCTAATAACCTAAATCTGAGctcaatttaatatttacagGTGCAtatcaaaaaatttgaatattgtgaaaacgttttttttttttttacttatttcaaaaagtgaaactttcatatattttagattcattacatataaagtaaaacatatcaaaagttttttttgttttaactttgatgattagagcttacagctcatgaaagccAAAAagccagtatctcaaaatattagaatatttacatttgtgtttcattaaatgaccatccctacagtataaattccatatcttgttctttgaaaccacaataatgggcaagactgctgacttggcaacggtccagaagacaatcgttgacaccctccacaaagagggtaagtcacagaaggtcattactgaaaggggtggctgttcacagagtgctgtatcaaagcatattaaatgcaaagttgactggaaggaagaatttgggtaggaaaaggtgcacaagacacagggatgaccacaagcttgagaatactgtgaagcaaagctgattcaaacacttgagagagcttcacaagcagtggactgaagctggagtcagtgcatcaagagtcaccacgctcagacgtcttcaggaaaagggctactaccaagccacttctgaaacaaaaacaacatcagaatcatcttacctgggctaaggagaaaaagaactggactgttgctcagtggtccaaagtcctcttttcagataaaagtaaatttatgcatttcatttggaaatcaaggtctggagtctggaggaagactggagaggcacacaatccaagctgcttgaagtccagtgtgaagtttctgaagtcagagatgatttgggtgccgtgacgtctgctggtgttggtccattgtggttaatcaagtccaaagtcaatgcagccgtctaccaggagtttttggagcactttatgcttccatctgctgacaaactttatggagatgctgatttccttttccagcaggacttgttGTTGACCATGATAATACTGTGTGTGCCCTGACCACGTATTGAgcgcataaatgaacatactttaaagaacttgaacgtttctgttttgcaaatccttttttttttgattgatcttgggaaatattctaatattttgagatactggatttttgactgaatcattcaaatgaaaacaaacaaaaaaactttcgaaatgttttactttacatgtaatgaatctagaatataagtttcactttttgaaataagtatgaactttttcacaatattcaaattttttgtgatgcacctgtatatacgtATACCATTTTTATATCATGTCAACACATCCATTGTAGATGGGGTCAGTGAGAACAAAATGACCATTTTGCACAAAAGCTAAATATACAATACCTTTCAAAGGGTTGAGGTTTgtaagatctttttttttaaaaattatgattttgaaagaagtctcttatgctcacccaaggctgcatttgattagaaatactgtaaaaacagtaatattaggaaagtattacaattttaaaaactgttatttatattatatattttatgttgttaaattattttaagttattaaaatattaaattcatattttatagtgattaatgtatataattaaattattttacattaaattattctatttaaaaccaattaaatgtaatttattgctgtgatggcaaaactttATCAGAgatgaaaacagctgtgctgctatatttttgtgggatttttattttgataaatagaaagtttaaaagaagaacatttatttgtttgtaaaactgtagtctcacaaaaaaaaaaaaaataactgataGTCTTTCCTATCGCTTTTGattaattgaatgcatcctttctAAGATAGTGTAGATTTTGTATATGTATTTCTTCATCTAAGAATAGATTGGAACAAAGTATCTGGTTGTGGGAATGTGGTGATGGTGGTGACTGATCACATTTCTGTTACTCGGGGTAAAGAACTGAACATTTGATGAACATTTAGTTGAGAACACAGTCCCAGACATAGTCAATTAAGCTCTAAAAATAGCCCAGAATTAGATTAATGCATATTATTCCAGGGGTGGGAGCCTCACACATTGATTTGATTCACAACCCAAATTCTGGTTTGTACTGGAAAGTTCTGCTACAGTCATATATTTGCCTAACTGATGTGATTGGTCAGTAAAGTGGAAAATCAGTCTCATAGCAAAAGCCCCTCTTCTCATCCTTAAATGACCTTTGAGGACTTACAGGTCACAGCAAGTGTGGGCTATTTCTGTAATTTTCAGAGACATGCACTGAATACTTAATATCACACAGCTATTTAGTTTATTGTGCAGCAAGGGTCAGGACTAGCATTAGTATATTATAAGATCACTTTATGATTTAACGATCAGTGAACTATTTTGTGCCATATGGCTGgagtttgtttgttaaattaagAAGAACAAACTAAATAGGGGTTTGTAAGTCATTTTAACAAGCTTTCCCCGCAGCAGACACACTGTATAATTACGAAGGACATCAGTTAACACTGAAGTGCCATAATTATCATAGTAGCTcacatatttgtaataaaaacagttcaaatTGATTTTTCGTGAACTGAAAATACCTGGAATGTTCTGTTTAGACTGGCAAGAACACTGTATCCATATCGGCCAGCAGTCAATGATCTGTTTTGGAGAACTACCATCAGCTAATTAGAACAGAGGAACAGAGGACAGCAATTGTTGTGGGATGCTTTCCAATGTAAACTCACTTCAACTTTGTTTAACATTGCACAGCATTTACTTCACACCCAAATTTATAAACAAGTTCATATATCTTCAACTACTTGTAAAACACATAAATGCTATTGATAAATGAAATCGACCCATATGGACACAttggttttaaaatgtttgtacaatcattttaaaaatgacaagattCTCCAAGTTGCTACCAAATTCCCAACCTAAAACATTTCTAAATCTTACTGAATTGATAATCGAGAAAAAACATCCAAGGTAACTGCAAATGCATAACATTTGTGTTGATTTGACACAACTTCCTATTGGTTACTGGTCTATAACTTATGTAATACTACAATAAAACCAAGTTGGTGCCACCTCAGGTTGAGGTCTGACTACATGCTGATCAGTGTTGCCCTCTACTGGTATTATTGTGACATGAAGTCTaaaaaaattatagaaatacatttgaaatttcaataaagaaaataaagcaaattgagttttataaaacaataataataaaaactacatgGAAAGTATTTGCTTTTAAACCACAACGCTCATTTTAGCTCCCTACAAATCAATtaagttcaaataaatgtagctgtTTAGTCATGATGGCAATTTGTAGACAAGCCTGAAAAAGGCTCAATTTtgtgaatataaaataaatgatcccaccaaataaataaatatatatacacacactaaaaTTTGTAACTTTGTTCCTGAGAAACAACATTATCTGAGAAAGTGTTTAagcaaaaccaaaaaaatatttggatatgaattacaaaattttacaagtctgtgtgaaaattacatttatttaatttagatatGCATGTAGTGTATTAGAAAAAACCAAAAGGATTTTCATGACCTGAGACCTGCTCCTTTTAAAAAGATATGATTGTCCGTTGTAAACAGATGCATGACTTCAACATACACATCCTCCTCAAGCAGGTGCTGGGGACAAGAAGATGTTGAAAATGACAGCAAAAAGAAGGCGGCGATGTATCCTACAATGCACAACCAGAAGCGTGGGTCCTTCAGGAGCTCCTTATTGTAGTTGGTGAAAAACACATAACCAATGGTCATGCCTGCAACCCCACCGGCAATATGGGCCACGAAAGAAACCTAACAAAAAAGCCAAGTATGAAGGACCCTTCTAGTATATTAACAAGATAAAAGATATCTTGGTCAACAGAATTCTTGTTGAGTATGGTAGCTAGGTATACaggtatacaggtgctggtcatataattagaatatcatcaaaaagttgatttatttcactaatggagtggagtcgatcagtctgtggcactactcaggtgttatgagagcccaggttgctctgatagtggccttcagctcaactgcattgttgggtctggtgtctctcatcttcctcttgacaataccccatagattctttatggggttcaggtcaggcgagtttgctggccaatcaagcacagtaacactatggtcattgaaccagcttttggtacctttggcagtgtgggcaggtgccaagtcctgctggaaaatgaaatcagcatctccataaagcttgtcagcagaaggaagcatgaagtgctctaaaatttcctggtagatggctgcgttgacagtggacttcagaaaacacagtggaccaacaccagcagatgacatggcagcccaaatcatcactgactgtggaaacttcacactggacttcaagcaacatggattctgtgcctccactcttccttcagactctgggaccttgatttccaaatgaaatgtaaaatttactttcatctgaaaagaggactttggaccactgagcaacagtccagttcttttctccacagcccagttaagatgcttctgacgttgtctctggttcagaagtggcttggtagcccttttcctgaagacgcctgagcgtggtgactcttgatgcactgactccagcttcagttctctccttgtgaagctctcccaagtgtttgaatcggctttgcttgactgtattctcaagcttgcggtcatccctgttgcttgtgcaccttttcctacccaaattcttccttcaagtcaactttgcatttaatatgctttgatacagcactctgtaaacagccacacctttcagtaatgaccttctgtgatttaccctctttgtggagggcgtcaatgttcgtcttctggatcattgccaagtcagcagtcttccccattattgtggtttcaaagaacaagagatacccagaattgatactgtagggatggtcatttattcaaactcaaatgtaaatattctaatattttgagatactgatttttgactttcatcaaaattaaaagaaataaacatttgaaatatatcagtctgtgtgtaatgaatgaatataatatacaagtttcactttttgaatggaattagtgaaataaatcaactttttgatgatattctaattatatgaccagcacctgtaaatgCCTGTTCAATATATGGTCTCAAAGTCATCTCACCTTCATGCCAACCTCCTGGGTAATGAACCTTCTATAAATAGCAAATCCAACATCTGTTCcaactgaagaaaaagaaaaaaaaaaatacaattttatttgccAGTAAATAGGTCTGGATACAGTGTTTagtttttccaaatattaatagtggataacaaaaaaaagatgTCAGATGTCATGATTTGAAAGTGGAAACTGGAAATGGGCGCACCAATCAGAACAATTACTAAGATGCGAAACACTCCCAGAAGTGGCATCATCTCCCTGAAATTctagaagaaaaagaaaacgtTTTATTTGGTACTTGAGTATATTATAAGAAttgccttttttaaaaatgatatccCATCAAATATTACTAGAAATCTACTCACCACCACAGCATTCATGAAATAACCTCCCATGAGGGCATAAACACCACCCGAAGCGCCCACAAGAGCACTGTAAGGATCAAAGATGGAGCTGGCGAGAGAACCTAAAAAAGGATTCATACATACACATTCCATGAGAATATGAAGAGAAGCCCGAGCTAAAGACTGAAATGAATGAAgccaaatatataatatataaatcagACGTGACAGTTAAGACATCAAAAGTTTCTAAAAGAtatctattttttaaataaatgctatgaACTTCCTATACATGAAAGAATCCTGAATTATTGAAATACTGTTTGCAACATTGATGAGCAtcaaatattagaatgatttctgaaggaccatgtgacactgaaaaccaaaggaataaactttatttaaataaattttaaactgaaaaatttaataatatgtTACAGTATTAcaattgtatttttgaacaaataagtGCAGCATTGGGTGGTATATACCAGCACCCAATGCTGCacttatttgttcaaaaatacacatacatatatatatatatatatatatatatatataattactttttaatgtgATATTATATACCATATCCTATATAGTGAACTCTGGTTGTTTACTGTATCCTATTCCCAATGTAAACTACCAAAATTCACAAACCCACCTGCAAGGACCCCAGCCATATAGACCATGCCAACTTCAAAGCCCTTATGCACCAGCTCCAGAGGAATGCCCAGAAAAAGCTGCATTATCAGGTTTCCCAAGATATGCTCCACACTAAACCAAGAAAGATGGTCAGACAGATATATTAAAAAGTTACCAATAAGGAACTGACTTGGATGTCAGATCCAGTAATCAGTTGATTTGTCGTTCTACAGTGTAACATGAGTTTAATTATGTCACTGAAAGGAaagttttatgattttattcattctttCAGAACTGCAAGGGGCTAAAtaaatagttgttttttttattgagcaCTTTTATGTACAACCATAATTGTCTCAAAAT is drawn from Onychostoma macrolepis isolate SWU-2019 chromosome 16, ASM1243209v1, whole genome shotgun sequence and contains these coding sequences:
- the rhbdl2 gene encoding LOW QUALITY PROTEIN: rhomboid-related protein 2 (The sequence of the model RefSeq protein was modified relative to this genomic sequence to represent the inferred CDS: inserted 1 base in 1 codon); amino-acid sequence: MGDNDIEEQDTFGVRSDEEGDNRGNPKRRGRRVEKFQKNVSRWMLPEELRETYLERANCCPPPIFIILISLAELGVFIYYAVWKPQKQWVTLGAGIWESPLTYKPEQREQAWRFLSYMFVHAGVEHILGNLIMQLFLGIPLELVHKGFEVGMVYMAGVLAGSLASSIFDPYSALVGASGGVYALMGGYFMNAVVNFREMMPLLGVFRILVIVLIVGTDVGFAIYRRFITQEVGMKVSFVAHIAGGVAGMTIGYVFFTNYNKELLKDPRFWLCIVGYIAXLLFAVIFNIFLSPAPA